A single window of Prionailurus viverrinus isolate Anna chromosome F1, UM_Priviv_1.0, whole genome shotgun sequence DNA harbors:
- the NTRK1 gene encoding high affinity nerve growth factor receptor — MLRGGRGPRGGHGRAAGPGSLLAWLMLASAGAAPCADVCCPHGPSGLRCTRAGALESLRRLPGAENLTELYIENQERLRHLEPSDLRGLGELRGLTIVKSGLRFVAPDVFHFTPRLSRLNLSFNALESLSWKTVQGLSLQELVLSGNPLRCSCALHWLLRWEEEGLGGVRAQRLQCPGQGPLALLSNASCGVPVLKVQTPNASVNVGDDVLLQCQVEGRGLEQAGWVLTELEESATVTQSGALPSLGLTLANVTSDLNRKNVTCWAENDVGRAEVSVQVNVSFPASVQLHAAVELHHWCIPFSVDGQPAPSLRWLFNGSVLNETSFIFTEFLEPAANETVRHGCLRLNQPTHVNNGNYTLLAANPSGRAAASVLAAFMDNPFEFNPEDPIPVSFSPVDSNSTSGDPVEKKDETPFGVSVAVGLAVFACLLLSAFFLVLNKCGRRNKFGINRTAVLAPEDGLAMSLHFMTLGGSSLSPTEGKGSGLQGHIIENPQYFSDACVHHIKRRDIVLKWELGEGAFGKVFLAECYNLLPEQDKMLVAVKALKEVSESARQDFQREAQLLTVLQHQHIVRFFGVCTEGRPLLMVFEYMRHGDLNRFLRSHGPDAKLLAGREDVAPGPLGLSQLLAVASQVAAGMVYLAGLHFVHRDLATRNCLVGQGLVVKIGDFGMSRDIYSTDYYRVGGRTMLPIRWMPPESILYRKFTTESDVWSFGVVLWEIFTYGKQPWYQLSNTEAIECITQGRELERPRACPPEVYAIMRGCWQREPQQRHSIKEVHARLQALAQAPPVYLDVLG; from the exons ATGCTGCGAGGCGGACGCGGGCCGCGGGGCGGGCACGGCCGGGCCGCGGGGCCGGGCAGCCTGCTGGCCTGGCTGATGCTGGCGTCCGCGGGCGCCGCACCCTGCGCGGACGTCTGCTGCCCCCACGGCCCCTCGGGGCTGCGCTGCACCCGGGCTGGGGCCCTGGAGAGCCTCCGCCGCCTGCCGGGCGCTGAGAACCTGACGGAGCT ctACATCGAGAACCAAGAGCGGCTGCGGCACCTGGAGCCCAGTGACCTGAGGGGCCTGGGGGAGCTGAGAGGCCT CACCATCGTGAAGAGCGGGCTCCGTTTCGTGGCACCAGATGTCTTCCATTTTACTCCTCGGCTCAGTCGCCT GAATCTCTCCTTTAACGCTTTGGAGTCTCTCTCCTGGAAAACCGTCCAGGGCCTGTCGCTGCAGGAGCT GGTCCTGTCGGGGAACCCTCTGCGCTGTTCTTGTGCTCTGCACTGGCTGCTGcgctgggaggaggagggcctGGGCGGAGTTCGTGCACAGAGGCTGCAGTGTCCCGGGCAGGGGCCCCTGGCCCTCTTGTCCAATGCCAGCTGCG GCGTGCCCGTGCTGAAGGTCCAGACGCCCAATGCCTCCGTGAACGTGGGGGACGATGTGTTGCTACAATGCCaggtggaggggcggggcctggagcAAGCTGGCTGGGTCCTCACGGAGCTGGAGGAGTCGGCCACGGTGACG CAATCTGGGGCTCTGCCATCCCTGGGGCTGACCCTGGCCAATGTCACCAGTGACCTCAACAGGAAGAATGTGACATGCTGGGCGGAGAATGACGTGGGCCGGGCTGAAGTCTCCGTGCAGGTCAACGTGTCCT TCCCGGCCAGCGTGCAGCTGCATGCCGCCGTCGAGCTGCACCACTGGTGCATCCCCTTCTCGGTGGACGGGCAGCCGGCGCCCTCCCTGCGCTGGCTCTTCAACGGCTCGGTGCTCAACGAGACGAGCTTCATCTTCACGGAGTTCCTGGAGCCGGCGGCCAACGAGACCGTGCGGCACGGCTGCCTGCGCCTCAACCAGCCCACCCACGTCAACAACGGCAACTACACGCTGCTGGCCGCCAACCCCTCTGGCCGGGCCGCCGCCTCCGTGCTGGCGGCCTTCATGGACAACCCGTTCGAGTTCAACCCCGAGGACCCCATCCCCG TCTCCTTCTCGCCCGTGG ACTCGAACAGCACGTCCGGAGACCCAgtggagaaaaaggatgaaaCCCCTTTTGGG gtcTCAGTGGCCGTGGGCCTGGCCGTCTttgcctgcctcctcctctctgccttcttccttgtGCTCAACAAATGTGGACGGAGGAACAAGTTTGGGATCAACC GCACAGCTGTGCTGGCTCCAGAGGACGGACTGGCCATGTCCCTGCATTTCATGACATTAGGTGGCAGCTCCTTGTCCCCCACTGAGGGCaaaggctctgggctccaaggcCACATCATTGAGAACCCACAATACTTCAGTGATGCCT GTGTTCACCACATCAAGCGCAGGGACATCGTGCTCAAGTGGGAGCTGGGCGAGGGCGCCTTCGGGAAGGTCTTCCTGGCCGAATGCTACAACCTGCTGCCGGAGCAGGACAAGATGCTGGTGGCCGTCAAG GCGCTGAAGGAGGTGTCCGAGAGCGCCAGGCAGGACTTCCAGCGGGAGGCCCAGCTGCTCACCGTGCTCCAGCACCAGCACATCGTGCGCTTCTTCGGGGTCTGCACCGAGGGCCGCCCTCTGCTCATGGTCTTTGAGTACATGCGCCACGGTGACCTCAACCGCTTCCTCCG gTCCCACGGGCCCGACGCCAAGTTGCTGGCTGGCAGGGAGGACGTGGCTCCGGGCCCCCTGGGCCTGTCCCAGCTGCTGGCCGTGGCTAGCCAGGTCGCTGCCGGGATGGTGTACCTGGCGGGTCTGCACTTCGTGCATCGGGACCTGGCCACGCGCAACTGTCTGGTGGGTCAGGGACTAGTGGTCAAGATCGGCGACTTCGGCATGAGCAGGGACATCTACAGCACCGACTATTACCGA GTGGGGGGCCGCACCATGCTCCCCATCCGCTGGATGCCCCCCGAGAGCATCCTCTACCGCAAGTTCACCACCGAGAGCGACGTGTGGAGCTTCGGCGTGGTGCTCTGGGAGATCTTCACCTACGGCAAACAGCCCTGGTACCAGCTCTCCAACACCGAG GCGATCGAGTGCATCACGCAGGGGCGCGAGCtggagcggccccgggcctgccCACCGGAGGTCTACGCCATCATGCGGGGCTGCTGGCAGCGGGAGCCACAGCAACGCCACAGCATCAAGGAGGTGCACGCCCGGCTGCAGGCCCTGGCCCAGGCGCCTCCCGTCTACTTGGACGTCCTGGGCTAG